Part of the Hirundo rustica isolate bHirRus1 chromosome 28, bHirRus1.pri.v3, whole genome shotgun sequence genome, GCGGGGACACCAGCCATGAGGGGCGGGCTCTGTGGGGTAcgacccctccccaaaaaggcatttttaaacaacaccccccgccccctccccagcactcACTGCTCTCCCGgcaccagccccaggagctgccggCGCACCAGGAGCAGCTTGGCCCGGGCGTGGGGCACGCGCTGGAGCCGCTGCATCAGGTCCCCGATcacctggggagggagggaagagtcaCCCCACCCCGTCCGGGCGTGTCCCCGCGTCCCCACAGCCCCGTGGGCGACGTTACCCTGACGAGGACGGAGAAGAGCGAGCGGCAGCCGGGGGCCAGGTTGAGGTAGGGGTCCAGCAGGTACTCGTGCAGGTGAGGGTGGGGGAAGGCGGCCAGGTGGGACAGCACCGAGGTCACCTGCAGGTTCAGGCTGTAGGGCTGGGAGCGGGGAGAAACGCTCAGGAGCTGGAGTGGGGGTGACCCCCCGACATCCCCTCGTTCTGAGCCCGTCCCCGCCGAGCTTTTGGCCACTTTGTCCCCATTATGGGGGTCCTGGAGCCCCCCATGCGGGGCAGAGCCCGGTGAGAGCCCAGGTGTATCCCCGGTACCTGATCCAGGATCCGGCTCACGCGGTCAAACAGCACCTTGAGGAAGTGCCCCTCGTAAAAATCCACCCCGGGGTGACAGGAGTCCAGGGGCCGGGGGGACGAGGGCCAGCCCCACGGGGCAGCGCTGGCACGGCACGCCTGGACCTGGccgggaggggacagcgggTGAGAGCCGGAGCGGGGACAGCCGCCGGCAGGGTGGGGACACCCCCAGGCAGCACCCACCATCCCCAGGGCATCGTGCACGTAGGTGTCGTATCCGCCCTCCTCCATGCACGAGGAGGTCTTGGCCTCCTCGGGGACCAGGCAGAGGAAGCTGGAAGAGAGGGAGGACAGCGTGGGGAGGGGGAATGCagcccccaaatcccagcccggCCCCTCCAAACCCCCTACCTGCTGACCACCTCGCTCGCTCGCCCCTTCCCCGACGGGCTGGATGCCGGGGAAGGGTTTTTTGCCGTCCCAAAGTCGTCCGGGAATCCGTCGGTGAAATAGGGATCCTCCTCCAGGTCCCTGTTGTTGCGGGGTCGGCGTTAGTGGGGtgggcccccccccccctttccccaCCCCGCCCCGGCACCCCCCAGGCTCACAGCCCGTCCTCCTCGGGGTCGGTCTCGGGGGCTCCGCGCTCCTCGGGGGCCTGGGGGCCGCGCTGCAGGTACGCCCTGGCCTCCAGGTTCCGCAGCACCAGGTTGTGAGCCACGTGCTCGTGGGGCTTCCGCAGGAGCTCCTCGAAGAGCCGCAGGCTGGCCAGGCTGATCTGGGCACGGCGGGCGGGGTgagagcagagccccagccccgagcagccccggcgcggggccgggctcaCCTCGTCGCACAGGTGGTCGCAGCGGTCGATGAGCTGAGCCCGCAGCGGGTGCGGGGCGTCCCCGGGGGTCTCGGGGTGCCGCTGGGGTCCCAGCAGGAAGAGGACGAGGCGGTGGAGCAGGGCGGGCGAGCGGAGCTGCCGCACCGTCGCCGTCAGCACGGCCGTGGCGCCCAGCACGGCCGGCTCCGACCTGCCGGGGCGGGCACGGGGCGGTTGtccagggaaaaaggggaaggggCCCCGATCCTGGCTCCAAAGGGGGGGGTCCTGAGGGGCGGGGCAGCCCAGCTTGGGGGGTCACTCACATCTGCAGGAGCTGCGGCTGCAGGATTCCCTGGAAGAACTTCTCCTCCACGGCCTCGGTGATGGCATCGGCCACGAGCTGAGGGAGGGGTTGAGAGTGGGGAGCCCCACAGGACAAGGGGACACGGTCTCAGTTGTGCgcagggaggtttgggttggattgGGAAGGGTTTCTTCCCAGAAAAGGGGATTGGATGTTGGGATGGGGCTGCCCAAGGAAGCGGTGGAGCGACCGCCGGAGGTGGTGACGCGACACTCAGCGCTCGGGGCAGGTGGCAAACTGGGGATTGGGCACAAATTAACTCCCACGCTAATTAACCCCGTGATCCTCACCGGGTGGGCGCCCGTCACCAGCTCATCCAGGAAATCCAGCCAGCCCAGGAACTCAACCAGGCTCTCCTTCCCCGGGAATCCCCCGTCACCGTCCCCGTCCCCCGGCGACCTGCACGGGACGGAGAACGCGGGGCCGTGACGCCGCCCGGGCGGTGACACCCACCTGGGACCCCCCGACCCCGCGCCCCCTCACCTCCAGCTGGCCCTGTCCATGGCCAGGACGTCGGCGGGGTCGGTGCCGGCGGGCACGGCGCCGTAGAGGTCGCGGAGGTGCCCggccagcagctggcacagggcaccGCCGCGCACCAGGCAGGCGGCAGCCGCCTCCTGGGACAGCcccgccagcagcagcaggttctcCCGAGCCTTCAGCGCCACCCGGCTCTTCtgcgaggaagaggaggaagggcagAGGGGTCGGCACACGCCTGGCGGTGCCCCGCCGCCCCTCCGGCGCCGCCGCTGCGCCCGCACcttgctcctgcacagccccagcaggcaGGCGACCAGGCTGCCGTCCCTGCGGGGCGGGGAGGGCTCggccggagcggggctggcagcgctgcccgggGCAGGATCCAAAGCCTCTTCCCTGGCGCTGCCCGGCGCTCTCCTCCCGTTCAGGACGCTCTTTccctggagaggaagaggagcagcaaagCATCGTGGCCgccaccttcctcctcctcctcctcctcctcgaCACGAGGAGCTTTGCGGCGAGGGAGGAGGCTGCAAAAcgggtcaaaaaaaaaaaaaataaaaaatcccaattACAGGAGCCCAAACCCCACGCTGTCCCACCTCCAGGATATAGGGCAGCAGGCCGggatcctgctggattttggagcagagcacagcGGCGAGCTGCACCTCCTCCTTCTCCGTGCCGGAGCCCAGGCGGTCCCcgctgagctggagcagcttctggggaggcagggatggggatgtggggGTGCTTTAAGTTTTGGCTTTTGTGCATTTTGggttctgcgctgcccaggggtgcagctctgagctcacactcagggtcactcagctctctgcacacagcagggacacaaagcaaatcctgttcctgccaAGGACAACTGTGACgagttttcaggcccaaaaccccaaaaacaacggtgggctgggctggaggggggaacaagaaggatgggacttcataacctggagctggaattggacaattaaaccccaatgtgcaaatggaccaaaagttatcaaagtgtgagacctcgtgaccaaGGGTCCATTTGGGGTCCATTTTTtatgaccattttgtgaccattctgtTGACTACTTTGGGATCCATTTTGGGTCTATTTTGCATCCATTCTGTGACCATTTGGGGGTCCATTTTTGTGTCCATTTTCTGTCCACTTTGTGACCATTCCGTGTCCATTCTGCGCCCATTTTCTGCCCATTTCCTCCCCattctgtgaccattttggCTCCACCTTGCCCTGACCAGGCTCCCGTCCCACCCTTAAAAACCTTCAATATCCCATAAATACCTATATACATTAACAAACATCTAAACATTAACAAACACTTCATCCTCTTAGCTCCCTCCCGTCTGTTCCAGCTCATCCTCCCCAAAACCACGGACTCCTGGTGACCCAGGCAAAGTAAAAACCCTTACAAACCCCCGGGGCCAGGCGGGACCTCACCTGCACGGGCCGGTGGACGTTGAGGTAGTGCAGCAGCGGGTGCTGCAGCCGCCCCAGAGCGCGGCTGAAGAAGAGCAGCACCTGCTGCCTCATCCCGGGGGGATACTGGGAAAACCACCGGAGACACATCCCATCATTTCCCGGGAATCGCCCCGAGTCGCCCCAAAATTATCccgaaaaaaccccaccccttTAGTAACGAGGGTTTAACTCAGGTCGTCTCAAAAGTGAGAATTAAAATCTGAGGGGTTGTTTGTCGTTTCTCAGCGTTTAGGGTGTTAAAAGTCCAGCACGCCGAAACTTCAAATCCTCATGGGTGTGACTGAAccaattatatttaaataaaattttatttctagggGTTTCGTTGCTCTTATTTAAAAAAGCTGCTGTAATTGTTATATATTTGGGCagtatttacttttttcccaCACCTGGCACCTCATCCTGCAAAAGCCAAGTGCCAGatgtttaaacaaaaaaaaaaacccaaactgggTGACATTaggtttaaaaatattagttgatttttaaattaaattatatttttaaattaaattaaattttaaaattaaattatatttttaaatttaattatattttaaaattaagattaaaaaaaaaaaacaaaaaacaccttcCCATGCAAGCAGGGATGCGCTGGAGTGCAAGATCCCAGAAAGGATCCCAGTGGGGAATTTGAGTAATCCAAGACCCTCCCAAAAAAAGCCAAGTTTTCCctcaaaaaaagccaaatttccCCTCTAAAAAAAGCCGATTTTCTcccaaataaaagcaaattttccaaaacaaaaaccccaatccACCCCAAGTTCTGCGACCTGACAAACTCCGGTTCCCAGTAAAAACGCTCCAGAATGAAAACGACGGAGGGGCACCACGTGAAGCAGCCGGGAGCGGCTGCGGCCTCGGCCCCTCCGGAGGGATTTTCCCGATTCCCTGGCTCACCTCCGCCTTCCCCAGCGTTCCCAGCGTTTCCAGCagcttgtgctgcagcaggaactcGAGGCACGGCCCCGTCTCCCCCGCCGGGCGCTGCTGCTCCTCGTGCACCAGGATGTCCAACATCTGCCGCAGGCGCCACGGAATGTCCGTCTGCCGCGCCGGGATGCTCTCGTCTGGAGACCGGGAATCGGGGATTCGGGGGTTTGGGGATcaagggatttggggattcGGGGGTTTGGGGTTCAGGGATTCGGGGATTGGGGATCAAGGGATCCGGGGATTCAAGGATTCGGGGATCCAGAGGTTCAGGGGTTCatggatttggggatttggaGATTTGGGGCTTCAGGATCTGGATTCGGGGATCCATGGGTTCAGGGATATTGGGATTTGGGGAGTCAGGGATTCAGAGGTTCAGGGGTCCttggatttggggatttggggcttCAGGATCTGGATTCAGGGATCCACCGGTTCAGGGATATTGGGATCTGGGGAgtcagggatccagggaccCGAGGATCCAGAGATTCAGGGATTCATGGATTCGGAGATTCGGGGCTTTGGGGATCCAGGCTTTCAGGGATTCAGGGAACCACAGATTCGGGGATCCTGGGAGTCAGGGATATTGGGATTTGCGGAGTCAGAGATCCAGGGGTTCAGGGATGTGGGGatccagggattcagggataTCGGGATTTGGGAATTCAGGGATCTGGGGATTCAAGTATCCAGGAATCCACTAATCCACGGATTCGGGGGTTCAAGAACGGGGGTGTGCGGCGGGTCGCCCCCCGGGCCCGGCAGGAGAAGGGGTGCCCGGGTGCGGTGCCAGCCCCGGGTGGGGCTCTGCCGGGGCTTTTCCCGGCTCCGTGCCATCCGCACGCCGCGCTCCTCCGCAGCGGGGACGACGCTAGATGGCAATGTGAGGATGGAGCCACCGCTTCCGCCCCGGCCTAGGGCTCTGCCGGACATCCCGCTTCCCCCGCCGGGCACCGGAGACCCCTGCCCGGGCACCGCCCGCACCGCCGTCCCGCCGGGAATCGTGCCCGGAGCTCTCCCGGCGCTGTTTCCCCCAAAGGAACGCGCCCCAGCCCGTCCCGCGTCCCCGCCCGGCCAAACCCGCCCCGATCCCACCGCGGTGCCGGGGGGTCGcggctgggcagggcacaggagcCCCGGCGGCTCCATCCTGCCGGGGTTCGGCGAGGGGTGGCCCCTGGCCTGTCCCCTACGTGCCAGGGCGGGCGCAGGGCGCGGGGTCCCGTCCCAGGGCGCGGGGATTTGTCCCGGGACATGGGGTCCCGTCCCAGGGCGCGGGGATTTGTCCCGGGACACGGGGTCCCGTCCCAGGGCGCGGGGATTTGTCCCGGGACACGGGCTCCCGTCCCCAAACCCTgtcccagggcacagctctCCTTCCCAGGCTGGGCACCCTGATTTAGGAGCCTCCCCCAAGACACGCGCTCCCCTCCCAGGATATGGGATCGTGTCCCGGGGAATGGGGTCCCCTCCTAGAGCCCCGCAACCCCCCCTCCTTGGGCGCAGGGAGCTTATTCCCATTTTTAGGACGCCCTATTTTAGGATACAAGGACCTCTCTTAGGACACGAGGACTCCGTTCCCACACCGCAAGGGTTTCATTCCCACGCTGCAGAGACCCCATTCCGGGGGAAAATAAAGACCCCATCCCGGGGGAAAATAAAGACCCCAtcccgggggaaaaaaaaaaaaaaaaaaaaatcctgggaaacGGGGATCCCATACCGGGAAAAGAACTACCTCAAGCCCGGGGCTCCCCACTCACCTGTGGCCTCCAGGTAGTAGCCGGTGATGCCCCTCCAGTGCTCGGTGAAGGCTTCCAGCAGGTCCACGCTGGGCTCCCGCTGCTCACACCGGGATCGGGATCGTGGGGGGCTCCCGGAAtccccccgctcccggccccggtCCCGGCGCCGTTCCTCCCGTGttcccccccggccccggccccgctcaccGTCTCCACCGCCTGCTGCAGCAGCGCTCCCAGCCGGCTGAGCATGGCTGCGAcccccgggagcggccccggtCCCGACCCCGCCGCCGGTTCCACCGCCCCCGGTGCCGCCCCGAGCCGCCGGCGCCGCCCCGCTCCGGCTCCCGGCGGGATCGGGGCGGGATCGGGGCGGGATCCGGAGAAGGGGGAGGACGGAGGGGTTGGGAGGGTGCCTCAGCCCTAAAATCGCTCCGTGCGAGCGGCTCGGGATGGggagggagccagggctgggatgggaaccAATCCCAAGCACACCGGGGGGGACCCCACGGGATtcttttccagggatggggactgatTATGGGGATGAACCCCATAATCTCCTTCTCTGGGATGAGGATGGACCCCACAAACTCCTTCCCTGGGATCGGGATTGGCCCCACAACCTCCTTGCACCGGGATGGCGATGGACCCCATAATCTCTTTCTCTGGGACGGGGATGGACCCTACAAACTCCTTTCATCAGTATTGGGGTTGACCCCACAAACTCCTTTTatagggacagggatggacccCACAAACTCCTTACTGGGGTCGGGATTGACCCCACAACCTCCTTGCACTGGGATGGAGCCCACACTGACCgggacaaggacaaggacaaggacaaggacaaggaaaaGGCCACccaaggacaaggacaaggcCACCCCCCTTCCCAGCTCACCCTTTCCCACAGCACAACTCAACCCAAGTTTTAcgacaatatttttttttttctttattctttaaaaaaaaaaatatataataacaTTTCTCCAATTAAAACCAAGCCCTGACAAGCACAGCTGTTGGAAAACCACCCAGGGCCCAGCCCGGGTCCTGCTGATTCCAGGGAATGGACAATCGGGTGCCTCCCAAATCTGTGTCCCCCAAAACTGCTGCGTTTATCCACACCCATCCCTGAAAATCCTGGGAGGGGAATTGGGGCCCTGCTGATGGACCAGGCCCGcactggggacagagccagcGGCTCCTGAAGTCAGGCCTGGGAGTTCTGAACCCCCAAAacgaggagctgggatggggacgCAGAGGGGAGAGGCGGGAGACGCGCGGGTGGAGAGCCGATATGTGCGTATCGATACATCTGAATACAGAAAATAGATGTGCGTAGTGGTAATGATGATACTGAGGGAGAAAAGCGGAATTCCAGGCTGAATCCAGGCTGGTCCTGCACGATCCACGTGCAGCACGATGTTCTCTGGGATAACATCAGGTATTCTCCGGGATGTTCTCTGGAATGTTCTCTGTGTTGTTCTCTGGGAGAACATTGGACGTTCTCTGGAATGTTCTCTGGGATATTCTCTGGGATGTTCTCTGCGATGTTCTCTGGGTTATTCTCTGCAATGTTTTCTGGAATGCTCTCTGGGTTGTTCTCTGGGATATTTTCTGGAATGTTCTCTGGAATGTTCTCTGGGTTGTTCTCTGGGTTGTTCTCTGGAATGTTCTCTGGGACGTTCTCTGGAATGTTCTCTGCCATGTTCTCTGGGACGTTCTCTGGAAGATTCCCGCTCCGTGGTCACATCGCAGATTTCATCTCCCACTCCTGGACAAATTGAGGCGTGGGGTGTcaatccctccttcccctgtgcCGCGGGATCCTCCAAAccctccccgctccccgggATCCCGGAGTCACCTTCGTCTTCCTCATCACATTTCCCTTGGCCGCCAGGAGCGGGGACGGGGGCGGCCTCAGGGCGCTCCTCGCCGACGCCGTTCGCTTCAGCAGCGGCCTGAGGAACGATCCCTGCGGGAAAAGCGGCGCCAGAAGCCTGAGTGCTGCGCTCCCGCCCTCGCCACCCCCGCGTTCCGCTCCTGCTCCCGCGTCCCGCACCTCGGAGCCGGCCGGGCCGGCGCTGGCGGCGATGTGACCCTTCAGCGACTTGCCGAGGGCCAGCAGGTTCATCTCGGAGCCGGCTTTCAGCCTGCCCTTCACGCGGCTCTCCAGCTGCCccaccttctcctccagctTGGGAAAAGCTTTCTTCCCTGCAAGGACAGCGGGAGCGCTGCCGAACCCGGGCAAGCCTCAACCCCTGGGGCAGCGTCCGGCACCGGGCCGGAGCCCGTCCGTGCTCCTACCGATGAGGACGTCCAGCCCGTCCCGCGTCCCCTTCCTCTGGGGCAGCGTCAGggtgtgctgggacagggagaaaTCCCCGCTCGGGAGGTTGGGGGTGTCCTTTGGGAGCTGCACGCTGGAGGGCCTGGCCCGGAGAGCCGCCGGTGGTGCTGGGGGcaaaggggagaggagggaaggtgaggaggaagagaacAGAGGAAGGGCGAGGAGGAAAGGCAGGGGAAGGATGGTGGGGAGGAAATTCAGGGAAAAGATGTTCAGgagaaagagcagaggaaggaacctggggaggaagggaggaggaagtaTTTTGGGGTccaagggaagaggaagaacgATCTGGAGGAAGGGAACGGAGGAAAGGTcagggagaagagaagagaaaggatgatcaggaagaaaggaagaggaggaagggcaggggaaggacaCACAGATTCCAGCTCTCAGGGCACCCACACGGATCTGGGGACGCtggagctcccagcccctctcaccTGCCTGCGGGGGCCGGGCACTGCCCGGGGCgtggctgctggcacaggtggGCAGGGCGGACACGGCGCTCCTGGGCTGCCCTTGCACTGCCCggtccaggctctgctgctgccgaAGGAAACCCGGGAGAAGCCGGTGGGCATGAGGATGGTGAAACCCGCGGGCAAGGGGGCGGTGGGAGCGGATCCCCCCACCCTGAGGGCCCTGAGCAGAGGttaccagctgctgcagccgcTCCGCGTTGGAGTAGAGATGTTTGGGGGTCTCAGCTGGCGGGGGCTGCCCGAAGGGATCGTCCATGTAGGTGTTGGGGGTCGGGACACGGCgcagcagcagccccctgaCGGCAGGAGGGGGTGGCGTTATTGCCGGCACCCCGCAGCGGGGCgggagggctgggggtgcccaAGCTCCTTACCCAGCTGCAGGGCGACTGCTGGGCCTGGGGGGTCTCGGGGGGGGCCCAGCACCTTTCTTCGGCTCCGCTCCTCCCCTGGCCTGCAGGGTCTTCAGCCAGGCTTCCCTCTCCTGGTCCGAACGGGCCTGGTGTGGGGCAGGGCCTGGGCTCAGGGGGCTGGGTTCCCCCCAGGCTCAGGGGGTGCCCTCCAGGGCAGGGGTCTGGGCTCAGGGGGTGACTCTAGGGCCGAGTCTGAGCTCAGGGGGTGCCTCTAGGGCCGAGTCTGGGCTCAGAGGGTGCCTCTAGGGCCGAGTCTGAGCTCAGGGGGTGCCCTCGGGGCAAGGTCCAGGTTCAGGGGGTACCCTTGGGACAGGGGTTTGGGCTCAGGGGATTCCCCCCGGCGCAGGGGTCTGGGCTCAGTGGGTGCCCCACGTGGGCCGGGCCCTGGCTCAGGGGTACCCCCAGCCCTGTATCAGTGTGTGCCCCCCTGAGGAACCCCCAGCTACCCGCGGCCGTCTCTCacctgcagcagggccagctcccGGCCGTGCCGGGCCGTGCGGATCCGGAGGTTTTGTGGGGACCcggcggccgctcccggggACACCTGGCAGCCGTTGGGGCGCAGGGAGCAGACGGGGCGCCGGGCGGCGCCGGGCTCCGGGAACATGCGCAGGGCTCCGTGCCGGACCGCGCACCGCAGGCGCTGCCAGCGCCCCAGCAGCCGCACCGCCAGGAGCCCTGCGGGCAGCCCGGTCAGCGGGCACGGCGGGCGGCACCGCCCTCACCGCCGCCCCTCGCACCCCTCACCTCCTTTGGCCTCCTCTCCGGGCCGCGGGCTGCGGGCGGGGCTCTGCCGGGAgcccttctccccctcctcttcctcctcgcCGAGCTGCGATGGGCAGCGCCCCGTCTCCGTGGGGTTTCAGCCCCCTGCACCCCCCCACCCTCTCCCCGGGGTAGATCTCCGCGGAAGGACGCCGGGGTGcggggttgggggtttttcctGAGCCGTTCCCGTCCCTGGCTTCCCCGGGGGATGAACTCACCCTGCCGAACCTCGAGGGAGGTGCCGCTGGcacccccagggctgccagcccGCTCGGGGCCTCGCTGCTCACCTCCTCGATCACCTGCCGGGGGGAACGGGCAGCGCTGCACCCCGGGCCACGGCTCCCCGTCTAAAACCCCGCGCAACGCCGAGGAGCGAACCGGGGACGCGCGGGATCGTCCCCATCCCCTCCGGGAGCACCGCAGCGGGGCCGCGCCCCCGTTTTTCCCCGCGCCCACCCCGCTCCTGCCCGGCTGCAACACCTCCAAACCTTCCTCCAGTCCTCAGCCTGCTGCCGGCTCTGGAAGCCGATGACCAGCGCCTCTCCTGTGGTCGCCGTCACCTTCAGGGCGTGGGGCATCTTCTGGCCTCGCCTGTCCTTGGAGGTGACGCGGCAGCCGCGCAGGTCCAGCTCCAGCACCGGCTGCAGGTCAGCGGCGCACCTGAAACACTGCGGGGGGCACGGAGGGGTCAGGGGATCACGGAGGGGTCAGGGGGGCACGGAGGGGTCAGGGGATCAAGGAGGGGTCAGGGGATCAAGGAGGGGTCAGGGGATCAAGGAGGGGTCGGGGGATCATGGAAGGGTCAGGGGATCAAGGAGGGGTCAGGGGATCAAGGAGGGGTCAGGGGATCACGGAGGGGTCAGGGGATCAAGGAGGGGTCAGGGGGATCACGGAAGGGTCAGGGGATCAAGGAGGGGTCAGGGGGATCACGGAGCCCCTCTCTCCCACCCTCCATCCCCTTTTccaccctcctccccagcccctcaccagcagCACGTGCTCCCGGACGATGAAGAGCTGCTTCGCCCACCGCCCGAGCCAGCGCTTCCTCCAGAGGAAGCCGCAGAGCTGCGCCTCGGGGCGCCCGGGGGGCTCGGCCTGGGCGGCCGCCGGCCAGCGCAGGTAATGGGCTCGGTCCGTCacgccttcctcctcctcctcctcctcctcttcctcctccccgtAGGACTCGTAGTGGCTGCTGTCGCTGTCGCCACCGCCTGGCAGCCGGGATGGGGTCAGGGCTGGCGGGGAGGGGGTGCCGGGGGTGCCGGGGAGGGGGCGCGGGGGTTCTCAGACCCTCACCGGTtctgccgggagccgcgggTTCGGCGTCTTCGTAGGAGTCATCggccggggggcgcgggggaACGCCCCGCGCTTTGTTCTGGGGGTGCAAGGGGTGCTCCAAAGGTGCTGCCACCCCGGGGGGAACCTCGCAGGGTCCCCAGATCACTGCCGGCAGCGGGCGGGCCCCAAAAAACCTCCCAGTCTGGATggacccagccctgggagcGAGATCGGCCTCCGGTGCCATCCATGGCGTGCCTGGACCCTTCTCCCACCCCCACGGACCCCTCTCTCCCACCCCCGGACCCCTCTCCCACCCCCGgacccctctcccacccctggacccttctcccacccctggacccctctcccacccctggACCCTTCTCCCACCCCCACGGACCCCTCTCTCCCACCCCTGGACCCCTCTCTCCCACCCCCACGGACCCCTCTCTCCCACCCCCGGacccctctcccaccccctgggaccctccctctcccacccccatacccctctctcccacccccagacccctctcccaccccctgGGACCCTCTCCCACCCCCGGACCCCTGGCTGCCCCCTCTCACCCCTCGCTGCAGGCTCAGGGCGCTGCCCGGGCGGCTCTCTCCGGCTCTGCCTCCCGCTGCATCCTCCCTCCCGGATCCTGCGGGGAAAAGCAGCTCCGTGCCAGGGTGCCGAGGGGTCGgggacccccccaaaacccacaggaggaggagatgagggGCGGATGGGAGCGTTGGGCTCACCCGGGCTGCTCCGGCCTTGCGGGGTGCCCGGGGAGGGCGAGAGGCAGCGCATGATCATGTACTCTGCATCCTCTGCTGCGGGGCGGGCGGAGAGCcgaaaaaaaaatctttaaggaTTATTTTTCACGCCGTGGTCAAGGGGCACCAGCCGGGGGCTGCCCCCCGCCCCCGGAGCCGCACTCACACGGGCTCTGCAGCCGGGACAGCAGGTCGGACACGGATCTTTTCTTGGCCCGAGCCGCCGTGCTGAGGCTTTCGCGgtccaggaggagcaggaaggagcgCAGGTCCGACAGCAGCTTGTCCAGGtctgcggggacagggacgTGCCACCGCAGGCTCCGGAGGGCGGGGCGGGCTGGGGTGACaatccctgggcagggcaggggtgtcCCTGGTGCCATGGGAGTGTCCACAGTACCACTGGGAATGTCCCCATGCCATGGGATGTCCCCGGTGCCACTGGGAATGTCCCCAATGCCAtggggtgtccccagtgccactggGAATGTCCCCAATGCCATGGAGTGTCCCCAGTACCACTGGGAATGTCCCCATGCCAtggagtgtccccagtgccatgGGATGTCCCCAATGCCGTGGAGTGTCCCCAATGCCATGGAGTGTCCCCAATGCCAtggagtgtccccagtgccatgGAGTGTCCCCCAATGCCAtggagtgtccccagtgccatgggatgtccccagtgccactggGAGTGTCCCCAATGCCATGGAGTGTCCCCAATGCCAtggagtgtccccagtgccatgGGCAGCCCGTGCCtggtccctccagccctgccctgctcccgctcctgccccggccggGCACAATCCTGACACTGAGGGGCCCGGGGGGGAcgggggaggatgaggagggcgCCCTGCGGGGATGAAGGCTCCTCTGTGCATGCTCACAGAGCCGGTCTGTTCCCAGGGgctgcgctgctgctgctgctgctcctccacgtgcaggaggatgaggaggaggaagaggagccctggcagcctggCGCAGCTGATGAAGGCTGAAACGCTGAGCATTCACCCAGCGCCCCGGTCCCGGGGCAGGGACAGCGCTCGGGGCTCCGCCGCCGCTCCGGGAAGGACGGACGGGGACAAGGAGCGGCGACAGGGGCACagccgggacagccccgggCACGGCGAGAGCGTCCCTCCGTCAGAGCAG contains:
- the FHIP2B gene encoding FHF complex subunit HOOK-interacting protein 2B isoform X1, with translation MLSRLGALLQQAVETREPSVDLLEAFTEHWRGITGYYLEATDESIPARQTDIPWRLRQMLDILVHEEQQRPAGETGPCLEFLLQHKLLETLGTLGKAEYPPGMRQQVLLFFSRALGRLQHPLLHYLNVHRPVQKLLQLSGDRLGSGTEKEEVQLAAVLCSKIQQDPGLLPYILEGKSVLNGRRAPGSAREEALDPAPGSAASPAPAEPSPPRRDGSLVACLLGLCRSKKSRVALKARENLLLLAGLSQEAAAACLVRGGALCQLLAGHLRDLYGAVPAGTDPADVLAMDRASWRSPGDGDGDGGFPGKESLVEFLGWLDFLDELVTGAHPLVADAITEAVEEKFFQGILQPQLLQMSEPAVLGATAVLTATVRQLRSPALLHRLVLFLLGPQRHPETPGDAPHPLRAQLIDRCDHLCDEISLASLRLFEELLRKPHEHVAHNLVLRNLEARAYLQRGPQAPEERGAPETDPEEDGLDLEEDPYFTDGFPDDFGTAKNPSPASSPSGKGRASEVVSSFLCLVPEEAKTSSCMEEGGYDTYVHDALGMVQACRASAAPWGWPSSPRPLDSCHPGVDFYEGHFLKVLFDRVSRILDQPYSLNLQVTSVLSHLAAFPHPHLHEYLLDPYLNLAPGCRSLFSVLVRVIGDLMQRLQRVPHARAKLLLVRRQLLGLVPGEQMDHTVLFKGVVVLEEFCKELAAIALVKGPPEGPP
- the FHIP2B gene encoding FHF complex subunit HOOK-interacting protein 2B isoform X3, translating into MLSRLGALLQQAVETREPSVDLLEAFTEHWRGITGYYLEATDESIPARQTDIPWRLRQMLDILVHEEQQRPAGETGPCLEFLLQHKLLETLGTLGKAEYPPGMRQQVLLFFSRALGRLQHPLLHYLNVHRPVQKLLQLSGDRLGSGTEKEEVQLAAVLCSKIQQDPGLLPYILEGKSVLNGRRAPGSAREEALDPAPGSAASPAPAEPSPPRRDGSLVACLLGLCRSKKSRVALKARENLLLLAGLSQEAAAACLVRGGALCQLLAGHLRDLYGAVPAGTDPADVLAMDRASWRSPGDGDGDGGFPGKESLVEFLGWLDFLDELVTGAHPLVADAITEAVEEKFFQGILQPQLLQISARPPCSTASSSSCWDPSGTPRPPGTPRTRCGLSSSTAATTCATRSAWPACGSSRSSCGSPTSTWLTTWCCGTWRPGRTCSAAPRPPRSAEPPRPTPRRTGWTWRRIPISPTDSRTTLGRQKTLPRHPARRGRGERARWSAASSAWSPRRPRPPRAWRRADTTPTCTMPWGWSRRAVPALPRGAGPRPPGPWTPVTPGWIFTRGTSSRCCLTA
- the FHIP2B gene encoding FHF complex subunit HOOK-interacting protein 2B isoform X2, whose product is MLSRLGALLQQAVETREPSVDLLEAFTEHWRGITGYYLEATDESIPARQTDIPWRLRQMLDILVHEEQQRPAGETGPCLEFLLQHKLLETLGTLGKAEYPPGMRQQVLLFFSRALGRLQHPLLHYLNVHRPVQKLLQLSGDRLGSGTEKEEVQLAAVLCSKIQQDPGLLPYILEGKSVLNGRRAPGSAREEALDPAPGSAASPAPAEPSPPRRDGSLVACLLGLCRSKKSRVALKARENLLLLAGLSQEAAAACLVRGGALCQLLAGHLRDLYGAVPAGTDPADVLAMDRASWRSPGDGDGDGGFPGKESLVEFLGWLDFLDELVTGAHPVRITGLISVGVNLCPIPSLPPAPSAECRVTTSGGRSTASLGSPIPTSNPLFWEETLPNPTQTSLRTTETVSPCPVGLPTLNPSLSSWPMPSPRPWRRSSSRESCSRSSCRSPLARPAPPPRPLPAGTPAAPRDPRGRPAPAAGSAHRPLRPPVRRDQPGQPAALRGAPAEAPRARGSQPGAAEPGGQGVPAARPPGPRGARSPRDRPRGGRAGPGGGSLFHRRIPGRLWDGKKPFPGIQPVGEGASERGGQQLPLPGPRGGQDLLVHGGGRIRHLRARCPGDGPGVPCQRCPVGLALVPPAPGLLSPRGGFLRGALPQGAV